One stretch of Micromonospora echinospora DNA includes these proteins:
- a CDS encoding S8 family serine peptidase, with product MDRSRASLALLATLAALTVAAASPAHLELKSPPEKQWHLQYLKATEAHALNQGENIIVAVLDTGVSPHPDLAGNLLKGADLIRGGHNGGRSDSSGHGTGMAGLIAATGRGGSTQGIAPQSKVLPVVVTPPDGRGDPDVLAEGINFATSHGAKVISISSVGGASPKLVQAIRTATAADITIVAAAGNRPEDAFVGYPAVEESVIAVGGTDRTGNHAAISVAGPEIDVVAPAVDIYSTGLNEGYRVGTGTSDATAIVAGAAALIRSKYPNLPAQEVAHRLTATAVDKGPPGRDDQYGYGVIDLVAALTADVPPLGFESSVVTPPASTAAGPGKGDDDSGTVRGLATLGVLVAAGGGYLFWRRRRRADDPPPRVSR from the coding sequence CTGGATCGCAGCCGGGCCAGCCTTGCCCTACTGGCAACTCTAGCGGCATTGACGGTCGCAGCAGCAAGTCCCGCCCACCTCGAACTAAAATCACCTCCAGAAAAGCAATGGCACCTTCAATACTTGAAGGCAACGGAGGCGCACGCGCTCAATCAGGGCGAAAACATCATCGTTGCAGTGCTAGATACTGGCGTCTCCCCTCATCCTGACCTTGCAGGCAACCTACTCAAAGGCGCAGACCTGATCAGGGGCGGGCACAACGGCGGCCGAAGCGATTCGAGTGGACACGGAACGGGAATGGCAGGCCTGATCGCGGCGACAGGACGCGGAGGCTCTACTCAAGGAATTGCGCCGCAGTCCAAGGTCCTCCCAGTCGTAGTCACTCCGCCAGACGGTCGCGGCGACCCGGATGTACTGGCAGAGGGAATTAACTTCGCAACCTCACACGGTGCCAAGGTGATTAGCATCTCCAGCGTAGGTGGCGCAAGCCCCAAGTTAGTTCAGGCAATCCGCACCGCAACAGCAGCAGATATCACTATTGTCGCCGCTGCTGGCAACCGACCAGAGGATGCCTTTGTTGGCTACCCCGCTGTTGAGGAGTCGGTAATAGCCGTTGGAGGAACAGACAGAACAGGAAACCATGCAGCAATCTCGGTTGCCGGGCCAGAAATCGATGTTGTAGCGCCAGCCGTCGACATCTACAGCACCGGCCTCAACGAGGGCTACCGGGTCGGTACTGGCACGTCAGATGCCACCGCGATCGTTGCCGGCGCGGCTGCTCTCATCCGCTCCAAGTACCCCAACCTCCCCGCGCAGGAAGTCGCCCACCGGCTGACCGCGACCGCCGTCGACAAGGGACCGCCAGGCCGCGACGACCAGTACGGCTACGGCGTCATCGACCTGGTAGCGGCGCTCACCGCCGACGTCCCCCCACTCGGCTTCGAGTCCTCAGTTGTCACGCCACCGGCTTCGACAGCGGCCGGTCCGGGGAAGGGCGACGACGACAGCGGGACCGTACGCGGGCTCGCCACCCTGGGTGTGCTGGTGGCGGCGGGCGGCGGGTACCTGTTCTGGCGTCGGCGCCGACGTGCCGACGACCCGCCGCCGAGGGTCAGCCGGTAG
- a CDS encoding GuaB1 family IMP dehydrogenase-related protein — protein sequence MRFLHGAVPAHDLTYNDVFMAPNRSEVGSRLDVDLATTDGTGTTVPLVVANMTAVAGRRMAETVARRGAVAVIPQDIPIEVVADVVGWVKQRHLVHDTAITLGPTETVGDAIHLLPKRSHGAVVVVDADSRPMGVVTEADTVGVDRFAQLRHVMSTELHTVPADADPRTGFDRLSAGRRRIAPVVDAQGRLVGVLTRQGALRATLYKPATDDRGRLRVAAAVGINGDVTGKAAALLEAGVDTLVVDTAHGHQERMLHALRAVRRLDPPVPVAAGNVVTADGVRDLVDAGADIVKVGVGPGAMCTTRMMTGVGRPQFSAVLDCAAAARSLGRHVWADGGVRHPRDVALALAAGASNVMIGSWFAGTYESPGDLYTDADGRRYKESFGMASSRAVSARTAEDSAFDRARKAIFEEGISSARMYLDPSRPGVEDLIDEIISGVRSAFTYAGARSLEEFHERALVGVQSAAGYTEGMPLPTSW from the coding sequence GTGCGGTTCCTTCACGGCGCGGTCCCCGCGCACGACCTGACCTACAACGACGTCTTCATGGCGCCCAACCGGTCCGAGGTGGGCTCCCGGCTCGACGTCGACCTGGCCACCACCGACGGGACCGGCACCACCGTCCCGCTGGTGGTGGCGAACATGACAGCCGTCGCGGGCCGGCGGATGGCCGAGACGGTGGCCCGGCGCGGCGCGGTGGCGGTGATCCCGCAGGACATCCCGATCGAGGTCGTCGCCGACGTGGTCGGCTGGGTCAAGCAGCGCCACCTGGTGCACGACACAGCGATCACGCTGGGCCCGACCGAGACCGTCGGCGACGCCATCCACCTGCTGCCGAAACGGTCGCACGGCGCGGTGGTGGTGGTCGACGCGGACAGTCGGCCGATGGGCGTGGTCACTGAGGCGGACACCGTCGGGGTGGACCGCTTCGCCCAACTCCGGCACGTGATGTCGACCGAGCTGCACACCGTCCCGGCGGACGCGGACCCGCGTACCGGATTCGACAGGCTGTCGGCGGGCCGGCGGCGGATCGCGCCGGTGGTGGACGCGCAAGGCCGCCTGGTCGGGGTGCTGACCCGGCAGGGCGCGTTGCGCGCCACGCTGTACAAGCCGGCCACCGACGACCGGGGGCGGCTGCGCGTCGCCGCCGCCGTGGGCATCAACGGCGACGTCACCGGCAAGGCCGCCGCGCTGCTGGAGGCCGGGGTGGACACGCTCGTCGTGGACACCGCGCACGGGCATCAGGAGCGGATGCTCCATGCGCTGCGGGCGGTCCGCCGGCTGGATCCGCCGGTGCCGGTGGCGGCCGGGAACGTGGTCACCGCGGACGGTGTACGTGACCTGGTCGACGCGGGCGCGGACATCGTCAAGGTGGGCGTCGGCCCGGGCGCGATGTGCACCACCCGGATGATGACCGGCGTGGGCCGTCCACAGTTCTCCGCGGTGCTCGACTGCGCGGCGGCGGCCCGCTCGCTGGGCCGGCACGTGTGGGCCGACGGCGGCGTACGCCACCCGCGGGACGTGGCGCTGGCGCTCGCCGCGGGCGCGTCGAACGTGATGATCGGCTCCTGGTTCGCCGGCACCTACGAGTCCCCCGGCGACCTGTACACCGACGCCGACGGGCGGCGCTACAAGGAGAGCTTCGGCATGGCGTCCTCGCGTGCGGTGAGCGCCCGTACGGCCGAGGACAGCGCGTTCGACAGGGCTCGGAAGGCGATCTTCGAGGAGGGCATCTCCTCGGCCCGGATGTACCTGGACCCGAGCCGGCCCGGCGTCGAGGACCTGATCGACGAGATCATCTCCGGGGTACGCAGCGCGTTCACGTACGCGGGCGCGCGCAGCCTGGAGGAGTTCCACGAGCGGGCGCTCGTCGGCGTGCAGAGCGCCGCCGGCTACACCGAGGGGATGCCGCTGCCGACGAGCTGGTGA
- a CDS encoding O-methyltransferase, with the protein MTTKPLPLTPELHDYLVAHGSAPDEIVRELAEETRAALPAEAVMQVAPEQAAFLTFLTRLLGVRQAVEVGTFTGLSSLAIARGLAEGGRLTCFDISEEYTGVARRYWERAGVQDRIELRIGPAAETLRELRRERYLDFAFIDADKVGYPIYWDELVPRMRPGAVIAVDNTLRDGRVLAPRNADDRAIAAFNDAVIADVRVEAVMLPIADGVTLARVL; encoded by the coding sequence ATGACCACAAAGCCGCTGCCGCTCACGCCGGAACTGCACGACTATCTGGTGGCCCACGGGTCCGCGCCGGACGAGATCGTCCGGGAGCTGGCCGAGGAGACCCGGGCGGCCCTGCCCGCCGAGGCGGTCATGCAGGTCGCGCCGGAACAGGCCGCGTTCCTGACGTTCCTGACCCGGCTGCTCGGCGTACGGCAGGCGGTGGAGGTGGGCACCTTCACCGGCCTCTCCTCGCTGGCGATCGCCCGCGGGCTGGCCGAGGGTGGGCGGCTGACCTGCTTCGACATCTCCGAGGAGTACACGGGCGTGGCCCGGCGCTACTGGGAGCGCGCCGGTGTGCAGGACCGGATCGAGCTGCGCATCGGCCCGGCCGCGGAGACGCTGCGCGAGCTGCGCCGCGAGCGTTACCTGGACTTCGCGTTCATCGACGCCGACAAGGTCGGGTACCCGATCTACTGGGACGAACTGGTGCCCCGTATGCGTCCCGGCGCGGTGATCGCTGTCGACAACACGCTGCGCGACGGCCGGGTGCTGGCCCCGCGCAACGCCGACGACCGGGCCATAGCCGCGTTCAACGACGCGGTGATCGCGGATGTCCGCGTCGAGGCGGTAATGCTGCCGATCGCCGACGGCGTCACGCTCGCCCGGGTGCTCTGA
- a CDS encoding ATP-binding cassette domain-containing protein: MIETRGLRKSYRSREGRETKTVDAVRGVNLDVAAGEIFGFLGPNGAGKTTTLRMLATLIEPDGGQATVAGADLRKDPAEVRRRIGYVAQGGSTWDESTAREELVLQARLYGIGKAEANRRATRALDAFQLAEYADRKCKTYSGGQRRRVEIALGIIHEPKIVFLDEPTTGLDPQSRAHMWDEIRRLRTEGMTVFITTHYLDEADALCDRIAIMDHGEVVAEGTPAELKREISGEVVIVGLDAPSTPRAAELLDTEAYVSKLETVDEGGLRLYVDEGATAIPQVLRRLDHAGLDLRSIELHRPSLDDVFLTKTGRSLRES; this comes from the coding sequence ATGATCGAGACCAGGGGGTTGCGGAAGTCGTACCGCTCCCGCGAGGGTCGCGAGACGAAGACCGTGGACGCGGTCCGCGGTGTCAACCTCGACGTCGCCGCGGGGGAGATCTTCGGCTTCCTCGGGCCCAACGGCGCCGGCAAGACCACCACGCTGCGGATGCTCGCCACCCTCATCGAGCCGGACGGCGGCCAGGCCACGGTGGCCGGCGCCGACCTGCGCAAGGACCCCGCCGAGGTGCGCCGCCGGATCGGGTACGTGGCCCAGGGCGGCAGCACCTGGGACGAGTCGACCGCCCGCGAGGAACTGGTGCTCCAGGCGCGCCTCTACGGCATCGGCAAGGCCGAGGCGAACCGGCGGGCCACCCGCGCGCTCGACGCCTTCCAGCTCGCCGAGTACGCCGACCGCAAGTGCAAGACCTACTCCGGCGGCCAGCGCCGGCGGGTCGAGATCGCGCTCGGCATCATCCACGAGCCGAAGATCGTCTTCCTGGACGAGCCGACCACCGGTCTCGACCCGCAGAGCCGCGCGCACATGTGGGACGAGATCCGCCGGCTGCGCACCGAGGGGATGACCGTCTTCATCACCACGCACTACCTGGACGAGGCGGACGCGCTCTGCGACCGCATCGCGATCATGGACCACGGCGAGGTGGTCGCCGAGGGCACGCCGGCCGAGCTGAAGCGGGAGATCTCCGGTGAGGTGGTGATCGTCGGCCTGGACGCCCCGAGCACCCCGCGCGCCGCCGAGCTGCTCGACACCGAGGCGTACGTGAGCAAGCTGGAGACCGTCGACGAGGGCGGCCTGCGTCTCTACGTCGACGAGGGCGCCACCGCCATCCCACAGGTGCTGCGCCGCCTCGACCACGCCGGGCTGGACCTGCGCTCGATCGAGCTGCACCGCCCCAGCCTCGACGACGTCTTCCTCACCAAGACCGGCCGCTCGCTGCGCGAGTCCTGA
- a CDS encoding ABC transporter permease, with translation MKLARDTWLIFQRQTLLLLRNPVWIFVGVFQPVMYLLLFAPLLKPALNAPTQAAAYKIFVPGLLVLLAIFGGLFQGFGLIAELRAGVIERSRVTPVSRLALLLGRSLRDVVSLIVQAVIITLLALAFDLRVFIGNLLLAYLMLALIALMTSAVSYGIALKVKSEDALAPLMNTVAQPVLLLSGILLPLTFAPGWLQGVAKWNPFSWAVEGTRALFNGDLGNDRVWQGLGIITVLAAAGVFWAARQFARSVR, from the coding sequence ATGAAACTCGCCCGCGACACCTGGCTGATCTTCCAGCGCCAGACGCTGCTGCTCCTGCGCAACCCGGTGTGGATCTTCGTCGGCGTCTTCCAGCCGGTGATGTACCTGCTCCTGTTCGCCCCGCTGCTCAAGCCCGCGCTGAACGCCCCGACGCAGGCCGCCGCGTACAAGATCTTCGTGCCCGGCCTGCTGGTGCTGCTCGCCATCTTCGGCGGCCTGTTCCAGGGCTTCGGCCTGATCGCCGAGCTGCGCGCCGGCGTGATCGAGCGTTCCCGGGTCACCCCGGTCAGCCGGCTCGCGCTGCTGCTCGGCCGGTCACTGCGCGACGTGGTCTCGCTCATCGTGCAGGCAGTCATCATCACGCTGCTGGCGCTCGCGTTCGACCTGCGCGTCTTCATCGGCAACCTGCTCCTGGCGTACCTGATGCTCGCCCTCATCGCGCTTATGACCTCGGCCGTCTCCTACGGCATCGCGCTCAAGGTCAAGAGCGAGGACGCGCTCGCCCCGCTGATGAACACCGTCGCGCAGCCGGTGCTGCTGCTCTCCGGCATCCTGCTGCCGCTCACCTTCGCGCCCGGCTGGCTCCAGGGCGTGGCCAAGTGGAACCCGTTCTCCTGGGCGGTCGAAGGCACCCGCGCCTTGTTCAACGGTGACCTCGGCAACGACCGGGTCTGGCAGGGCCTCGGCATCATCACGGTGCTCGCCGCCGCAGGGGTGTTCTGGGCCGCCCGCCAGTTCGCCCGCAGCGTCCGCTGA
- a CDS encoding serine/threonine-protein kinase: MSNALPQLVADRYRLLTPLGQGGMGRVWKARDEVLHRDVAIKELVPPPGLTPEERREMRERSLREARAIARLNNVNVVRIFDVLRTDGDPWIVMEYVASKSLQDTIAEDGPVSAAKAVEIGLGVLNALKAAHKAGIMHRDVKPGNVLLGEDGRVVLTDFGLATIPGDPNVTRTGMVLGSPAYISPERARDGTAGPEADLWSLGATLYAAVEGKSPYARPSAIATLAALATEPMPPSRNAGPLKPVLQGLLRKDPDERITAEVAERMLRKAAGRRAKGISLLDGVRRPGPNGPRVPRPPLVPAPRPAEQAERAATSVSGAATGGTAATVDPTAKVPAPTTDAGPTAKVTPPVADPTTELDPASSTDETRVEDEARVDGVDPALDETRLDGEPVTDTPAPVSPAVTGSAPVSPAPAQEAPSAGRATVLPVEKSAPNRRNLLIGALVLLLLVGLVVAVPLLNNGDEGDGGEPTAGTSASAAPPAAPSESSSPSAPAASASASPTPSASPSVSGAALPAGWRLYTGPNGFKVPIPENFQARVGSDNVVLYEVGGSRRVLFVQWTPNPKRDAYADWKGQEPYRASRVRGYKLVGITKCDPYFRTCADWDWLETRNGDTRFHVRNRGVATASNRGFALRWEVPAKDWDANLANWEIITKGFVPDRKN; encoded by the coding sequence ATGTCGAACGCGCTCCCCCAACTCGTCGCCGACCGGTACCGGCTTCTCACGCCGCTCGGTCAAGGCGGCATGGGCCGCGTCTGGAAGGCGCGGGACGAGGTGCTGCACCGGGACGTGGCCATCAAGGAACTGGTCCCGCCGCCCGGTCTCACCCCGGAGGAGCGCCGCGAGATGCGCGAGCGCTCGCTGCGTGAGGCGCGGGCGATCGCCCGCCTCAACAACGTCAACGTGGTCCGCATCTTCGACGTGCTGCGCACCGACGGCGATCCGTGGATCGTCATGGAGTACGTCGCGTCGAAGTCGTTGCAGGACACCATCGCCGAGGACGGTCCGGTCTCGGCGGCCAAGGCGGTCGAGATCGGCCTCGGCGTGTTGAACGCGCTGAAGGCCGCGCACAAGGCCGGCATCATGCACCGCGACGTCAAGCCGGGCAACGTGCTGCTCGGCGAGGACGGCCGCGTGGTGCTCACCGACTTCGGCCTGGCCACGATCCCCGGCGACCCGAACGTGACGCGCACCGGCATGGTGCTCGGCTCGCCCGCGTACATCTCGCCGGAGCGCGCCCGCGACGGCACGGCCGGGCCGGAGGCCGACCTCTGGTCGCTCGGCGCCACGCTCTACGCGGCGGTCGAGGGCAAGTCGCCGTACGCGCGCCCGTCGGCCATCGCCACGCTTGCCGCTCTCGCCACCGAGCCGATGCCGCCGTCGCGCAACGCCGGGCCGCTCAAGCCGGTGCTCCAGGGCCTGCTGCGCAAGGACCCGGACGAGCGGATCACCGCCGAGGTAGCGGAGCGCATGCTGCGCAAGGCCGCCGGTCGCCGGGCCAAGGGCATCTCGCTGCTGGACGGCGTACGCCGGCCGGGGCCGAACGGCCCGCGTGTGCCGCGCCCGCCGCTGGTGCCGGCGCCGCGCCCGGCCGAGCAGGCCGAACGCGCGGCGACCTCGGTCTCCGGGGCCGCCACCGGGGGTACGGCCGCGACCGTCGACCCGACGGCAAAGGTGCCGGCGCCCACTACGGACGCCGGCCCCACCGCGAAGGTGACGCCACCGGTCGCCGATCCGACCACCGAGCTCGACCCTGCCTCGTCGACCGACGAGACCCGGGTGGAGGACGAGGCCCGGGTCGACGGTGTCGACCCGGCGCTGGACGAGACGCGGCTCGACGGCGAGCCGGTCACCGACACCCCGGCGCCGGTCAGCCCGGCCGTGACCGGCTCCGCACCGGTCAGCCCGGCTCCGGCGCAGGAGGCGCCGTCGGCCGGCCGGGCCACGGTGCTGCCGGTCGAGAAGTCCGCGCCCAACCGGCGCAACCTGCTGATCGGCGCGCTGGTCCTGCTGCTGCTGGTCGGCCTGGTGGTGGCCGTGCCGCTGCTGAACAACGGTGACGAGGGCGACGGCGGTGAGCCGACGGCCGGCACCTCGGCGTCTGCTGCGCCGCCGGCCGCGCCGAGCGAGAGTTCGTCGCCGAGTGCTCCGGCGGCAAGCGCGTCGGCCAGCCCCACGCCGTCGGCCAGCCCGTCGGTGTCCGGGGCCGCGTTGCCGGCCGGCTGGCGTCTCTACACCGGCCCGAACGGCTTCAAGGTGCCGATCCCGGAGAACTTCCAGGCCCGGGTCGGCAGTGACAACGTCGTGCTCTACGAGGTCGGCGGAAGCCGGCGGGTGCTGTTCGTCCAGTGGACGCCGAACCCGAAGCGTGACGCGTACGCCGACTGGAAGGGCCAGGAGCCGTACCGCGCATCGCGTGTGCGGGGCTACAAGCTGGTCGGTATCACCAAGTGCGATCCCTACTTCCGCACCTGCGCCGACTGGGACTGGCTGGAGACGCGCAACGGCGACACCCGCTTCCACGTCCGCAACCGTGGTGTGGCGACCGCCAGCAACCGGGGCTTCGCGCTGCGCTGGGAGGTGCCCGCGAAGGACTGGGACGCCAACCTGGCGAACTGGGAGATCATCACCAAGGGCTTCGTGCCGGACCGCAAGAACTGA
- a CDS encoding acetyl/propionyl/methylcrotonyl-CoA carboxylase subunit alpha: protein MRKVLIANRGEIAVRVIRACRDAGLASVAVYADSDRDALHATLADEAYALGGDTAADSYLRIDKLIDVAARSGADAVHPGYGFLSENADFAQAVIDAGLTWIGPTPQAIRDLGDKVTARHIAQRAGAPLVPGTPDPVGNADEVMAFAVDHGLPVAIKAAFGGGGRGLKVARTMEEVPHLFESATREAVAAFGRGECFVERYLDKPRHVEAQVLADQHGNVIVVGTRDCSLQRRHQKLVEEAPAPFLTDAQRAQIHDSAKAICREAGYHGAGTVEYLVGVDGTISFLEVNTRLQVEHPVTEETAGIDLVREQFRIADGEKLRFTEDPTPRGHAIEFRINGEDPGRNFLPAPGTVTALRLPSGPGVRVDTGISAGDVIGGNFDSLLAKVIIVGETRAEALERARRALDEMVVEGMATALPFHRLVIRDEAFTAEPFTVHTRWIETEWDNTVPAFTATPGAVDEPAERETVVVEVGGKRLEVVLPAGLGAGTAAAAPAAKKPARRGGGGKAGAAVSGDTLASPMQGTIVKIAVADGDEVAEGDLVVVLEAMKMEQPLHAHKAGTVSGLAAEVGAVITSGAAICTIA from the coding sequence GTGCGCAAGGTTCTCATCGCCAACCGCGGCGAGATCGCCGTCCGCGTCATCCGCGCGTGTCGCGACGCGGGCCTGGCGAGCGTCGCCGTCTACGCGGACTCCGACCGGGACGCCCTGCACGCCACGCTCGCCGACGAGGCGTACGCCCTCGGTGGCGACACCGCCGCGGACAGCTACCTGCGCATCGACAAGCTGATCGACGTGGCGGCCCGGTCCGGCGCGGACGCGGTGCACCCCGGCTACGGCTTCCTCTCCGAGAACGCCGACTTCGCCCAGGCCGTCATCGACGCCGGGCTCACCTGGATCGGCCCCACCCCGCAGGCGATCCGCGACCTCGGCGACAAGGTGACCGCCCGGCACATCGCGCAGCGGGCCGGCGCGCCGCTGGTGCCCGGCACCCCGGACCCGGTGGGCAACGCGGACGAGGTGATGGCGTTCGCCGTCGACCACGGCCTGCCGGTCGCCATCAAGGCCGCCTTCGGCGGTGGCGGGCGCGGCCTCAAGGTCGCCCGCACCATGGAGGAGGTCCCGCACCTGTTCGAGTCGGCCACCCGCGAGGCGGTCGCCGCGTTCGGCCGGGGCGAGTGCTTCGTCGAGCGCTACCTCGACAAGCCGCGCCACGTCGAGGCGCAGGTGCTGGCCGACCAGCACGGCAACGTGATCGTGGTGGGCACCCGGGACTGCTCGTTGCAGCGCCGGCACCAGAAGCTGGTCGAGGAGGCGCCCGCGCCGTTCCTCACCGACGCCCAGCGCGCCCAGATCCACGACAGCGCCAAGGCCATCTGCCGCGAGGCCGGCTACCACGGCGCCGGCACCGTGGAATACCTGGTCGGCGTGGACGGCACGATCTCCTTCCTGGAAGTGAACACCCGGCTCCAGGTCGAGCACCCGGTCACCGAGGAGACCGCCGGCATCGACCTGGTCCGCGAGCAGTTCCGCATCGCCGACGGCGAGAAGCTGCGCTTCACCGAGGACCCGACGCCGCGCGGGCACGCCATCGAGTTCCGGATCAACGGCGAGGACCCGGGCCGCAACTTCCTGCCCGCGCCGGGCACCGTCACCGCGCTGCGCCTGCCCTCCGGGCCGGGCGTCCGGGTGGACACCGGAATCTCGGCCGGCGACGTGATCGGCGGCAACTTCGACTCGCTGCTGGCCAAGGTGATCATCGTCGGCGAGACGCGCGCCGAGGCGCTGGAGCGGGCCCGCCGGGCGCTCGACGAGATGGTGGTCGAGGGCATGGCCACCGCGCTGCCCTTCCACCGCCTGGTGATCCGCGACGAGGCGTTCACCGCCGAGCCGTTCACCGTGCACACCCGGTGGATCGAGACGGAGTGGGACAACACCGTCCCGGCCTTCACCGCCACCCCGGGCGCCGTCGACGAGCCGGCCGAGCGCGAGACCGTGGTGGTCGAGGTGGGCGGCAAGCGGCTGGAGGTCGTCCTCCCCGCCGGGCTCGGCGCGGGTACGGCGGCAGCCGCGCCCGCCGCGAAGAAGCCGGCCCGCCGGGGCGGCGGAGGCAAGGCGGGCGCCGCGGTCAGCGGCGACACGCTCGCCTCGCCGATGCAGGGCACGATCGTGAAGATCGCGGTCGCCGACGGCGACGAGGTGGCCGAGGGCGACCTGGTCGTGGTGCTGGAGGCGATGAAGATGGAGCAGCCGCTGCACGCGCACAAGGCCGGCACGGTGAGCGGGCTCGCCGCCGAGGTCGGCGCGGTGATCACGTCCGGCGCCGCGATCTGCACCATCGCCTGA
- a CDS encoding Maf family protein codes for MSTSVPVRLVLASQSPARRKLLQAAGIEPDVLVSGVDESQVVSERAEDLCLELARLKAQAVRDRLRPSPDERTLVLGCDSVLAFDGEILGKPDDAADATRRWQRMRGRSGVLHTGHSLIDVTHESQAEAVASTTVHFADISDEEIAAYVATGEPLAVAGAFTIDGLGGAFLTGIEGDPGTVVGLSLPLLRRLLGEVELSIVDLWTKVAPGGQEIQHLG; via the coding sequence GTGTCGACCTCCGTACCGGTGCGCCTTGTGCTCGCCTCGCAGTCTCCCGCCCGCCGCAAGTTGCTCCAGGCCGCCGGGATCGAGCCCGACGTGCTGGTCAGCGGCGTGGACGAGTCGCAGGTCGTCAGCGAGCGCGCCGAGGATCTGTGCCTGGAACTGGCCCGGCTGAAGGCGCAGGCCGTACGCGACCGGCTGCGGCCGTCGCCGGACGAGCGCACTCTCGTGCTCGGCTGTGACTCGGTGCTGGCCTTCGACGGCGAGATCCTGGGCAAGCCGGACGACGCGGCGGACGCCACCCGGCGCTGGCAGCGGATGCGCGGGCGCAGCGGCGTCCTGCACACCGGGCACAGTCTGATCGACGTGACGCACGAGTCGCAGGCGGAGGCGGTCGCGTCGACCACTGTGCATTTCGCCGACATCAGCGACGAGGAGATCGCGGCGTATGTGGCGACGGGCGAGCCGCTGGCGGTGGCCGGCGCGTTCACCATCGACGGGCTGGGCGGCGCGTTCCTGACCGGGATCGAGGGTGACCCGGGCACGGTGGTGGGATTGTCACTGCCGCTGCTGCGCCGGCTGCTCGGCGAGGTGGAGCTGAGCATCGTCGACCTGTGGACGAAGGTCGCGCCGGGGGGCCAGGAAATCCAGCATCTCGGCTAA
- a CDS encoding acyl-CoA carboxylase subunit epsilon: MSAEEPLFRIVRGVPTAEELAALVGAIMVRTRPTQAAAPAPVSQWARSARPALARPVAGVGAWRASGLPR, encoded by the coding sequence ATGTCTGCCGAGGAGCCGCTGTTCCGGATCGTCCGTGGCGTGCCCACCGCCGAGGAGCTGGCCGCTCTGGTCGGCGCGATCATGGTGCGCACCCGCCCGACCCAGGCCGCCGCGCCGGCCCCCGTGTCGCAGTGGGCGCGCAGCGCACGTCCCGCCCTCGCCCGCCCGGTAGCCGGCGTCGGCGCGTGGCGGGCCTCCGGCCTGCCCCGCTGA
- a CDS encoding PadR family transcriptional regulator, which translates to MMILGLVRWMQPVHGYDVRRELLSWSADKWANVQPGSIYHALRKLTDEGLLRTVSVEQVGARPARTTYEVTAKGEDEFETLLRAQWWQVQEPPDPFVAAFSFLPAMPREEAAAALRNRANLLRAGVESMRASLDSDWVRNRKPVHVGWMFELWLARAEAETAWCERIAERIESGVSYLPDGMERAEGWSGWTDGSR; encoded by the coding sequence ATGATGATTCTGGGCCTGGTCCGGTGGATGCAGCCGGTGCACGGCTACGACGTACGCCGTGAGCTGCTGAGCTGGAGCGCGGACAAGTGGGCCAACGTCCAGCCGGGCTCGATCTACCACGCGCTGCGCAAACTCACCGACGAGGGCCTGCTGCGGACCGTCTCGGTCGAGCAGGTGGGCGCCCGTCCGGCCCGCACCACGTACGAGGTGACGGCGAAGGGGGAGGACGAGTTCGAGACGCTGCTGCGGGCGCAGTGGTGGCAGGTCCAGGAGCCGCCGGACCCGTTCGTGGCGGCCTTCTCCTTCCTGCCGGCGATGCCACGCGAGGAGGCCGCGGCGGCGCTGCGCAACCGGGCGAACCTGCTCCGGGCCGGGGTCGAGTCGATGCGTGCCTCGCTCGACTCGGACTGGGTGCGCAACCGCAAGCCGGTGCATGTCGGGTGGATGTTCGAGCTGTGGCTGGCGCGGGCCGAGGCGGAAACGGCGTGGTGCGAGCGGATCGCGGAGCGGATCGAGTCGGGAGTGTCGTACCTGCCCGATGGGATGGAGCGGGCAGAGGGCTGGTCGGGCTGGACCGACGGCTCGCGATGA